A genomic window from Solanum stenotomum isolate F172 chromosome 10, ASM1918654v1, whole genome shotgun sequence includes:
- the LOC125841665 gene encoding uncharacterized protein LOC125841665 isoform X1, which produces MFSWLSPIGLYGGFVRRCLTGAGLTCQSIEIDDETTIHFWGPKSSKMKPSLILIHGFGPHGVWQWRPQISFFSNDFDLYIPSLVFFGRSTTKSLQRSEVFQATCIVKLLEKLSIEKCSIIGTSYGGFVAYHMAKMLPGRVEKVIIASSAVNIKKIDNDGLLKRANVEKIEDLMLPATVTQLRVSITASTNRSLPYLPDFFLNDFINKLYLENRKEKLELLNGLSLGRDDTIDNITPLQQEVLIVWGENDQIFLLEKATELKELLGEKVRLEVIKNASHVPQLEHGAKFNKIVNDFLCGSDD; this is translated from the exons ATGTTTTCTTGGCTCAGCCCAATTGGCTTATACGGCGGCTTCGTCCGTCGGTGTCTGACCGGCGCCGGTCTAACTTGTCAATCCATAGAAATCGACGATGAAACGACTATCCACTTTTGGGGtccaaaatcatcaaaaatgaaACCATCACTTATCTTAATCCACGGATTTGGTCCTCACGGCGTTTGGCAATGGCGTCCACAGATTTCATTCTTCTCTAATGATTTCGATTTATACATTCCTAGCCTCGTCTTCTTCGGCCGTTCAACAACCAAATCTCTCCAGAGGTCAGAGGTTTTTCAAGCAACCTGCATCGTAAAGCTTTTAGAAAAACTCAGTATTGAAAAATGTTCCATCATTGGGACTAGTTATGGTGGATTTGTTGCCTATCACATGGCTAAAATGTTGCCGGGAAGGGTAGAAAAGGTAATTATAGCAAGTTCGGCGGttaatattaagaaaatagATAACGATGGACTATTGAAAAGAGCTAATGTTGAGAAGATTGAGGATTTGATGTTACCGGCGACGGTGACCCAGCTCCGGGTATCCATTACGGCGTCTACTAATCGGAGTCTGCCATATCTGCCGGATTTCTTTCTCAATGATTTTATCAAC AAATTGTATCTTGAAAACAGGAAGGAAAAGTTGGAACTGTTAAATGGGTTAAGCCTTGGAAGAGATGACACAATAGATAATATAACTCCACTTCAACAg GAAGTATTAATTGTGTGGGGGGAGAATGATCAGATATTTCTACTTGAAAAGGCAACTGAACTCAAAGA GCTTCTTGGGGAAAAGGTTAGATTGGAAGTCATTAAAAATGCCTCTCATGTGCCCCAACTCGAGCATGGGGCAAAGTTCAACAAAATAGTTAACGACTTCTTGTGTGGTTCagatgattaa
- the LOC125841665 gene encoding uncharacterized protein LOC125841665 isoform X2, whose product MFSWLSPIGLYGGFVRRCLTGAGLTCQSIEIDDETTIHFWGPKSSKMKPSLILIHGFGPHGVWQWRPQISFFSNDFDLYIPSLVFFGRSTTKSLQRSEVFQATCIVKLLEKLSIEKCSIIGTSYGGFVAYHMAKMLPGRVEKVIIASSAVNIKKIDNDGLLKRANVEKIEDLMLPATVTQLRVSITASTNRSLPYLPDFFLNDFINKLYLENRKEKLELLNGLSLGRDDTIDNITPLQQASWGKG is encoded by the exons ATGTTTTCTTGGCTCAGCCCAATTGGCTTATACGGCGGCTTCGTCCGTCGGTGTCTGACCGGCGCCGGTCTAACTTGTCAATCCATAGAAATCGACGATGAAACGACTATCCACTTTTGGGGtccaaaatcatcaaaaatgaaACCATCACTTATCTTAATCCACGGATTTGGTCCTCACGGCGTTTGGCAATGGCGTCCACAGATTTCATTCTTCTCTAATGATTTCGATTTATACATTCCTAGCCTCGTCTTCTTCGGCCGTTCAACAACCAAATCTCTCCAGAGGTCAGAGGTTTTTCAAGCAACCTGCATCGTAAAGCTTTTAGAAAAACTCAGTATTGAAAAATGTTCCATCATTGGGACTAGTTATGGTGGATTTGTTGCCTATCACATGGCTAAAATGTTGCCGGGAAGGGTAGAAAAGGTAATTATAGCAAGTTCGGCGGttaatattaagaaaatagATAACGATGGACTATTGAAAAGAGCTAATGTTGAGAAGATTGAGGATTTGATGTTACCGGCGACGGTGACCCAGCTCCGGGTATCCATTACGGCGTCTACTAATCGGAGTCTGCCATATCTGCCGGATTTCTTTCTCAATGATTTTATCAAC AAATTGTATCTTGAAAACAGGAAGGAAAAGTTGGAACTGTTAAATGGGTTAAGCCTTGGAAGAGATGACACAATAGATAATATAACTCCACTTCAACAg GCTTCTTGGGGAAAAGGTTAG